From a single Miscanthus floridulus cultivar M001 chromosome 8, ASM1932011v1, whole genome shotgun sequence genomic region:
- the LOC136470570 gene encoding uncharacterized protein: protein MANLKREVPSVMATAETVALAHPQSLTQVLLISGTSDKPQPRGLTWQPAYFVNNIVNGKAWPYLRVRRRCYGFCILIASNARIYHLSLRTVPGRPRRQGFVHRRDEGRDRGRQHHGDGHLDRAGDLYREAIHQLDNGDANRWTHCLQRYNKHPNPMSHQMYGNNARQQSTEFHHGPGSSSSGDRLFRRREWYNNMDDSKKHEVLTKMALYTRDNRNSTPPSMQATLTNAQRTGLPPPLQRYNGNTDEVHEYDSTLFEPAHNEQPDSDEEEVPYLQAEYMEDQSDDDEARQFRGEDEGFKSYRIPGHTDTDDPYDYVYKDLPDQHHVLRKTFQRVGAIPNLDNYVIELNTNVTPDQRRYNAPTSSQIGAIWTEGDDPQRCFDRSVLVGETGWNKFMPYSGSSTVQATTAEDEPTDDAEHDADIQQVEYLSSLMEENQSGKFVTAREYYCFLMHVRRGLFNILLFGGRLFQQWAVDMYIKIESMRLDWYSNPANQKLIRAELYQGLVDVVSNGETRASEVGKRIVLPRSFPGGDRDMMRRYLNAMAIVQRFGRPDYFITMTCNPQWQEITENLEPGQEPQDRPDLVSRVYRAKLRSLMDLLTKKKYFGDVAAYVHVTEFQKRGLPHEHILLIMKLGSKLTNPDDYDKVICAEIPDKDKYPVLHGLLQLHLPNMQSVTIEESENLEDVINKPSSTMTTLTEYFKMNHADSYARTLLYREFPEHYRWIPKRKVWQRRKTRLGQIGRIVYAHPAEGERYFLRVLLNHVRGATSYEDLRTVNGITYSTFRESCEKRGLIETDKSLDDALSDGATFQMPAALRRLFATILVFCEATNVRELWEKHKDSLSEDYKRDNPNSSAIEQMVLRDIREMMQSMGKDIGKFDLPKLNDAGFDEIIHHVLNNKSRVFFVDGPGGTGKTFLYKAILARVRSEGLIGIATATSGIAASILPRGQTAHSRLKVPITLKENSTCTFSKQDGPAELLRRASLIIWDEAAMTRRQAVECLDRSLQDLMNYSVPFGGKIMVFGGDFRQVLPVVPRGNRAQVTDASLQRSYLWDSIRKIRLTRNMRAQTDPWFSSYLLRIGNGTEETIGEDYVRLPKDIVIPYTGDSDDSISRLIQHVFPSLEENARSAKYMSTRSILSTKNEHVDQLNSKMIAMFPGEEKVYHSFDSVDDDSINNYPIEFLNSITPNGLPPHVLILKTNCPIILLRNLDPNNGLCNGTRLMVRGLQDNAIDAEITGGQHQGKRVFITRIPMSPSDDISLPFKLKRKQFPIRLSFAMTINKAQGQTIPNVGIYLPEPVFSHGQLYVALSRGVSRSTTRVLVKPKQELDSTRNFTNNIVLTKNIVYKEVLNY, encoded by the exons ATGGCGAATTTAAAACGAGAGGTCCCGTCGGTCATGGCGACAGCAGAGACAGTGGCGTTGGCACATCCACAGTCATTAACGCAAG tacTCCTCATCAGCGGAACCAGCGACAAACCCCAACCAAGAGGACTAACCTGGCAGCCGGCGTACTTTGTCAACAACATCGTCAACGGCAAGGCGTGGCCGTACCTTCGCGTGCGACGCCGCTGCTACGGCTTCTGCAtcctcatcgccagcaacgcgCGCATCTACCACCTGTCGCTCAGAACAGTCCCCGGGCGACCCCGGCGAcaaggctttgtccaccgccgtgaTGAAGGACGTGATCGAGGTCGGCAACACCACGGAGACGGACACCTCGACCGTGCCGGCGACTTGTACAG GGAAGCTATTCATCAACTTGACAATGGGGACGCCAACAGATGGACGCACTGCCTTCAGCGATATAACAAACATCCAAACCCCAT GAGTCATCAAATGTATGGAAATAATGCACGTCAGCAGTCTACTGAATTCCACCATGGTCCAG GGTCCAGTTCAAGTGGAGACAGGCTTTTCAGAAGAAGAGAGTGGTACAATAATATGGATGACTCTAAAAAACATGAAGTATTGACCAAAATGGCATTGTATACAAGGGATAATAGAAATAGTACACCTCCATCCATGCAGGCTACTCTAACCAATGCCCAACGGACAG GGCTACCACCGCCGCTCCAACGGTACAATGGGAACACCGATGAGGTACATGAATATGACAGTACCTTGTTTGAGCCAGCACACAATGAACAGCCTGATTCAGATGAAGAGGAAG TTCCTTACTTACAAGCGGAATACATGGAAGATCAGAGTGACGACGATGAAGCGAGGCAATTTCGCGGGGAAG ATGAAGGATTCAAATCTTACCGTATACCTGGTCATACTGACACCGACGATCCTTACGACTACGTCTACAAGGATTTACCAGATCAGCACCACGTTTTGAGAAAG ACCTTCCAGCGGGTTGGAGCCATTCCAAATCTTGATAACTACGTCATTGAACTAAATACTAATGTCACACCTGACCAGCGGAG GTACAATGCACCAACATCCTCCCAGATTGGTGCTATCTGGACCGAAGGAGATGACCCCCAAAGATGTTTTGATAGGAGTGTGCTTGT GGGTGAGACTGGTTGGAATAAATTTATGCCATATAGTGGATCATCAACCGTTCAAGCTACTACTGCTGAGGACGAGCCTACAG ATGATGCTGAACATGACGCTGACATACAGCAAGTTGAATACTTAAGTAGCCTTATGGAGGAAAATCAATCTGGAAAATTTGTGACTGCCCGAGAATACTATTGTTTCTTAATGCACGTTAGAAGGGGTCTTTTTAACATCTTGTTATTCGGAGGACGACTTTTCCAGCAGTGGGCTGTCGACATGTATATCAAGATAGAGTCTATGAGGCTTGATTGGTATTCTAACCCGGCAAACCAGAAACTCATACGGGCTGAACTATATCAG GGCCTTGTTGATGTAGTTTCTAACGGAGAGACTAGAGCTTCGGAAGTTGGAAAGAGAATTGTGTTGCCGCGTTCTTTCCCGGGTGGTGATCGTGACATGATGCGGCGGTACCTTAACGCAATGGCCATTGTGCAACGTTTTGGCAGACCAGATTATTTCATCACAATGACATGCAATCCGCAATGGCAAGAGATCACAGAAAATCTTGAACCTGGTCAAGAGCCACAAGATAGACCAGACCTGGTTTCAAGAGTATACAGGGCCAAGTTACGATCATTGATGGATTTATTGACCAAGAAAAAATACTTTGGAGATGTTGCAGCATATGTGCATGTCACAGAATTTCAAAAAAGAGGCTTGCCCCATGAACACATCCTATTGATTATGAAATTAGGAAGTAAGTTGACAAACCCTGATGATTATGACAAGGTTATTTGTGCTGAGATACCAGACAAAGACAAGTATCCTGTGCTGCACGGACTT CTCCAATTACATCTACCAAACATGCAATCTGTCACTATAGAGGAGTCTGAAAACCTAGAAGATGTCATCAATAAGCCATCTTCCACTATGACTACTCTCACGGAATATTTCAAGATGAATCATGCTGACAGTTATGCAAGGACATTATTATATAGGGAGTTCCCAGAACATTATCGGTGGATCCCCAAGCGCAAGGTCTGGCAGAGAAGGAAGACCAGGCTAGGACAGATTGGGAGGATTGTGTATGCGCACCCGGCAGAGGGGGAGAGATATTTCTTAAGAGTGCTTCTAAACCATGTAAGAGGTGCAACCTCGTATGAGGATTTAAGAACAGTGAATGGTATCACATACTCTACATTCAGAGAATCATGTGAAAAGAGAGGTCTCATTGAGACAGATAAGTCCCTTGATGACGCCTTGAGTGATGGTGCCACTTTTCAAATGCCAGCTGCACTACGGAGATTATTTGCAACTATTCTTGTATTTTGTGAGGCCACCAACGTACGTGAGCTATGGGAGAAGCACAAGGATTCATTGTCTGAGGATTATAAAAGAGACAATCCTAACTCAAGTGCTATCGAGCAAATGGTGCTGAGAGATATTAGAGAAATGATGCAGTCAATGGGCAAGGATATTGGAAAATTTGATCTTCCCAAGCTCAATGATGCAG GATTTGATGAAATCATACATCATGTGTTGAATAACAAGAGCCGAGTGTTCTTCGTTGATGGTCCAGGAGGAACAGGAAAAACATTCCTATACAAGGCAATTCTCGCGAGAGTGCGCTCGGAGGGATTAATAGGAATTGCTACTGCAACTTCTGGCATAGCAGCATCAATATTGCCTAGAGGGCAGACAGCACACTCCAGATTGAAAGTCCCAATTACACTGAAGGAGAATAGCACGTGCACCTTTTCAAAGCAGGACGGCCCCGCAGAGTTGCTCCGTAGGGCGTCCTTGATTATATGGGATGAAGCTGCTATGACAAGGCGTCAAGCGGTTGAGTGTCTTGATAGGTCTCTGCAAGATCTTATGAACTATTCTGTGCCATTTGGGGGTAAGATCATGGTGTTTGGAGGAGATTTTAGACAGGTGCTTCCAGTGGTTCCACGTGGAAATAGAGCACAAGTAACTGATGCGTCATTGCAAAGATCTTATTTGTGGGACAGTATAAGGAAGATAAGATTGACACGTAACATGAGGGCTCAAACTGACCCCTGGTTTTCAAGTTACCTACTTAGAATTGGTAATGGAACTGAAGAAACCATTGGAGAGGATTATGTTCGCCTACCGAAAGATATTGTGATTCCATATACTGGTGATAGTGACGATTCCATAAGCAGGCTCATTCAGCATGTTTTCCCATCACTTGAGGAAAATGCCAGATCAGCCAAATATATGAGCACACGTTCCATCCTTTCAACTAAAAATGAGCATGTTGATCAACTGAACTCAAAGATGATTGCCATGTTTCCAGGTGAGGAGAAGGTTTATCATAGCTTTGACTCTGTTGATGATGATTCAATAAACAACTACCCAATTGAGTTTCTGAACTCCATTACTCCAAATGGTCTCCCTCCCCATGTGCTCATATTAAAAACCAACTGTCCTATTATCCTACTACGCAATCTTGATCCTAACAATGGCTTGTGCAATGGAACAAGACTAATGGTTAGAGGATTGCAAGACAATGCAATTGATGCAGAAATCACTGGTGGGCAACATCAAGGAAAGAGGGTGTTCATAACTAGGATCCCTATGTCTCCATCCGATGATATTTCACTCCCTTTCAAGCTCAAGAGGAAACAATTCCCAATTAGGTTGAGTTTTGCAATGACCATCAACAAAGCGCAAGGGCAAACCATCCCAAATGTTGGGATCTATCTTCCAGAACCTGTGTTCTCACATGGACAACTATATGTTGCATTGTCGAGGGGTGTGTCAAGATCAACGACAAGAGTTTTGGTTAAACCAAAACAGGAATTGGATTCCACAAGGAACTTCACCAATAATATAGTTTTAACCAAGAATATTGTTTATAAAGAAGTCCTCAACTATTGA